A single genomic interval of Mycolicibacterium sp. MU0053 harbors:
- a CDS encoding phytoene desaturase family protein, whose protein sequence is MADSTDYDAIVIGAGHNGLTAAVLVAQAGLRTLCVDAQRYAGGMASTVELFEGYRFEIAGSLQFPTSLTVSRELGLDGLPTIDLEVMSVSLRGIGDAPVLYYSDPMKMLAHLGEVHGADAVTGMANLMAWSLAPTRALGRFEAGVGPRTFDQMFSGATTAAERAAVNDLLFGSVTDVLDRYLPDKDRHGALRGMLAFLAVNTTYRGPAVPGTAAALAYGLAVPDENAALMKKLRGGIGALTTHLRERLQSHGGQVRLRSRVEQITVADGRVSGVRFEDCSTLTAPVVISSLAPDLTVNGLLDPAAVPAEVRDRFARIDHRGSYLQMHFALDGIPEFAAPYEVLNDPAMQAAIGLFSTPEELQAQWEASRHGVLPADPAIALQIPSVHDPELAPAGKHAASAFALWFPIEEQHGRYGELKAAMGQRVIEKITRLAPNFEGLISRHTTFTPKHMGTMFGAPGGDYCHGLLHSDQIGPNRPGPKGFVDQPIPIDGLYLGGAGCHGGPGITFIPGYNAGRQALDDGR, encoded by the coding sequence ATGGCGGATTCGACCGACTACGACGCGATCGTCATCGGCGCCGGTCACAACGGGTTGACCGCGGCGGTCCTGGTTGCGCAGGCCGGCCTGCGCACGCTGTGTGTGGATGCGCAGCGCTACGCCGGCGGCATGGCCTCGACCGTCGAACTCTTCGAGGGCTACCGATTCGAGATCGCCGGCTCGTTGCAGTTCCCCACCTCGCTGACGGTAAGCAGGGAACTCGGGTTGGACGGGTTGCCCACCATCGACCTCGAGGTGATGTCGGTTTCGCTGCGGGGCATCGGCGACGCTCCTGTCCTCTATTACTCCGACCCGATGAAGATGCTGGCCCATCTCGGCGAGGTGCACGGCGCCGACGCCGTCACCGGGATGGCCAACCTGATGGCCTGGAGCCTGGCCCCGACCCGCGCTCTGGGCCGGTTCGAGGCGGGCGTCGGGCCCAGGACCTTCGACCAGATGTTCTCCGGTGCGACGACTGCCGCGGAGCGCGCCGCGGTCAACGACCTGCTGTTCGGGTCGGTCACTGACGTCCTGGACCGATATCTGCCGGACAAGGACAGGCACGGCGCGCTGCGCGGCATGCTCGCCTTTCTCGCGGTCAACACCACCTACCGGGGTCCGGCGGTGCCGGGGACCGCCGCCGCGCTGGCCTACGGCCTGGCGGTTCCCGACGAGAACGCCGCGTTGATGAAGAAGCTGCGCGGCGGCATCGGCGCGCTGACCACGCACCTGCGCGAGCGGTTGCAGTCCCACGGTGGCCAGGTGCGGCTGCGCAGCCGGGTCGAGCAGATCACCGTGGCCGACGGACGCGTGAGCGGTGTCCGATTCGAGGACTGCTCGACGCTGACCGCCCCGGTCGTCATCTCCAGCCTGGCGCCGGACCTCACAGTCAACGGTCTGCTGGACCCCGCCGCGGTGCCCGCCGAGGTCCGCGACCGGTTCGCCCGTATCGACCACCGCGGCAGCTACCTGCAGATGCACTTCGCCCTCGACGGCATCCCGGAGTTCGCCGCGCCGTACGAGGTCCTCAACGACCCGGCGATGCAGGCGGCGATCGGCCTGTTCAGCACCCCCGAGGAATTGCAGGCCCAGTGGGAGGCCAGCCGCCACGGGGTGCTGCCGGCGGACCCCGCGATCGCGCTGCAGATCCCGTCGGTGCACGACCCGGAGCTGGCGCCGGCCGGCAAGCACGCCGCCTCGGCCTTCGCGCTGTGGTTTCCCATCGAGGAGCAGCACGGTCGCTACGGCGAGTTGAAAGCGGCCATGGGGCAGCGGGTGATCGAGAAGATCACCCGCCTCGCACCGAACTTCGAAGGGCTGATCAGCCGTCACACCACGTTCACGCCCAAACACATGGGCACCATGTTCGGTGCGCCCGGCGGCGACTACTGCCACGGCCTGCTGCACTCGGATCAGATCGGCCCCAACCGGCCCGGGCCGAAAGGCTTTGTCGATCAACCCATTCCCATCGACGGGCTCTATCTGGGCGGCGCCGGCTGCCACGGCGGGCCGGGGATCACCTTCATCCCGGGCTACAACGCCGGCCGTCAGGCGCTGGACGACGGCCGCTGA
- a CDS encoding alpha/beta hydrolase: MAETKPPILFLHGVFGRPALWRPWTEFFTSAGYSCHAPTMPGRDPTDDQVLRRTGIADCFEVAVRAFDEIDPEPGAPGHRPVVIGHSMGGLLGQRLAAVRDPAALVLLASIPPGVLWPQPRVMHNLLPVLPAIMAGRPMLPSERTMRTVPLSTLSRDEQDDLLPRLARDSGRVFREMSLGAKSTRVDPEQVRCPVLCVSAGADRNVAPWISRRIAARYRAQQQVHPGLPHWIIAESALDQVAPPVLSWLEQQLQRETEPA; the protein is encoded by the coding sequence ATGGCTGAGACCAAGCCACCCATCCTGTTCCTGCACGGGGTCTTCGGTCGCCCGGCGCTGTGGCGACCGTGGACCGAATTCTTCACCAGCGCCGGATACAGCTGTCATGCGCCGACGATGCCCGGCCGGGACCCAACCGATGACCAGGTGCTGCGCCGAACCGGTATCGCGGACTGTTTCGAAGTGGCGGTCCGGGCTTTCGACGAGATCGACCCCGAACCGGGGGCGCCGGGGCACCGCCCGGTGGTCATCGGACACAGCATGGGCGGACTCTTGGGCCAGCGGCTGGCCGCGGTCCGGGATCCGGCGGCACTGGTGCTGCTCGCCTCCATTCCGCCCGGCGTGTTGTGGCCGCAGCCCAGGGTCATGCACAACCTGCTTCCGGTGCTGCCGGCGATCATGGCGGGCCGCCCCATGCTGCCGTCGGAACGGACCATGCGCACGGTTCCGCTGAGCACCTTGTCGCGCGACGAGCAGGACGACCTGCTGCCGCGGCTGGCCCGCGACTCCGGCCGGGTGTTCCGGGAGATGTCGCTGGGCGCCAAATCCACTCGGGTCGATCCCGAGCAGGTCCGCTGCCCGGTGCTGTGTGTCAGCGCCGGCGCGGACCGCAACGTGGCGCCGTGGATCTCCCGTCGGATCGCCGCGCGCTACCGCGCCCAGCAGCAGGTGCATCCGGGGCTGCCGCACTGGATCATCGCCGAATCCGCGCTCGATCAGGTCGCACCGCCGGTGCTGAGTTGGCTGGAGCAACAGTTGCAACGCGAAACCGAGCCGGCCTAG
- a CDS encoding SPFH domain-containing protein — protein sequence MAAWAVILVLLVLAAGLTFGSLRVIKEYERGVAFRLGRLRGPLGPGLVVVLPGVDKLVRVDLRTVTLTIPPQEVITRDNVTARVNAVVLFRVTDPMNSVMAVENFAVATSQISQTTLRSVVGRADLDTLLAHRADLNEDLAASIAKQTKPWGVEVEVVEIKDVEIPEMMQRAMAREAEAERERRAKVISAHGELQASTELRDAAITLSESPASLQLRYLQTLLELGADQNSTVVFPIPMDIVRPFLESRPRSQTDDAPDVGDAVPRIRRVRSDE from the coding sequence ATGGCCGCATGGGCGGTGATCCTCGTTCTGCTGGTGCTGGCCGCGGGGCTGACGTTCGGTTCGCTGCGGGTCATCAAGGAGTACGAGCGCGGGGTGGCGTTTCGGCTCGGTCGGTTACGCGGACCACTGGGACCCGGCCTCGTGGTGGTGCTCCCCGGCGTCGACAAGCTCGTCCGCGTCGACCTCCGTACGGTGACATTGACCATTCCGCCGCAGGAAGTCATCACCCGTGACAACGTCACCGCTCGCGTCAACGCGGTCGTGTTGTTCCGCGTCACCGATCCGATGAATTCGGTGATGGCGGTGGAGAATTTCGCGGTCGCCACGTCCCAGATATCCCAGACCACCCTGCGGTCGGTAGTGGGGCGGGCCGACCTCGACACCTTGCTTGCGCACCGCGCCGACCTGAACGAGGATCTCGCCGCCTCGATCGCCAAGCAGACCAAGCCGTGGGGGGTGGAGGTCGAGGTCGTCGAGATCAAGGATGTCGAGATCCCAGAAATGATGCAGCGGGCCATGGCCCGCGAGGCCGAGGCGGAGCGGGAGCGGCGCGCCAAGGTGATCAGCGCGCACGGTGAGTTGCAGGCGTCCACGGAACTGCGCGACGCGGCGATCACGCTGAGCGAGAGCCCGGCGTCGCTGCAATTGCGTTACCTGCAAACCCTGCTCGAACTCGGCGCCGACCAGAACTCCACGGTGGTCTTTCCGATTCCGATGGACATCGTCCGACCGTTCCTCGAGAGCAGGCCGCGGAGCCAGACCGACGACGCGCCCGACGTCGGCGATGCCGTCCCACGCATCCGAAGGGTGAGGTCCGATGAGTAG
- a CDS encoding nitric-oxide reductase large subunit — protein sequence MAKQSSEANAAKSELAISKGWVQGVALVMVFGFLVMGLLAVRTYSDSMPLPQRVVGPTGDALYTEQQIASGQQIFLRRGLQQYGSVMGHGGYLGPDYTAEYLRLSADHVADTLRTEGSPDPTADLVTMMRTNRYDEATGTLEFTAAQVSAFEAIRAYYADYFGTDSTEHGLLPRMITDPQEIHDLTAFFSWTAWASAAERDGHQYSYTNNWPPEQRVGNTPTADILVWSAMSLIALLAGLGALFALYGRWSRKIGWHAAETPSLAFRQPGEVAITPAQKATAWFFLVVAVLFLGQAVLGGAIEHYRADLSNFFGIDLAQILPFNLARTWHVQLSLLWTAASFLAAGIFLAPIISGREPRRQSWLAYALLGALFVVVAGTLVGTALSTFGVDWAKGSIFFDQQWEYLDLPRFWQILLVVGLFLWMAIIYRSIRSRLKTESKLNMPWLFFYAGLAIPAFYAVGMLAGTETHLTVAEFWRFWVVHLWVEDFLELFTTVMVAYIFVMLGVVRRKIAIQLIFLDVILYSMGGVIGTMHHLYFSGTPVEHMALGAFFSALEVIPLTFLTVEAWTFLQLGSRQQSRSSAPFPHRWAVMFLVAVGFWNFVGAGIFGFLINLPIVSYYQIGTALTANHAHGAMMGVYGMLAVGLALFALRYIIPPQRWPEKLAKVSFWCLNIGLAWMVFATLLPLGVLQLWHSVNDGYYEARTLGYITQPGNAVLEWLRMPGDFLFILGGVLPFVWIAWLGVRHGIKATTHTLPAETLFVEEHAEAAEDRTGLTATTGGGPSRYASDRRPLSSDGAPEADP from the coding sequence ATGGCAAAGCAGTCTTCGGAGGCGAACGCAGCGAAGTCTGAGCTCGCGATCTCAAAAGGGTGGGTCCAGGGCGTGGCCCTGGTCATGGTCTTCGGTTTCCTCGTGATGGGACTGCTGGCGGTCCGCACGTACTCCGACTCGATGCCGCTGCCGCAGCGCGTCGTCGGTCCAACCGGTGACGCGCTGTACACCGAACAGCAGATCGCCTCGGGCCAGCAGATTTTCCTGCGTCGCGGCCTGCAGCAGTACGGCTCGGTGATGGGGCACGGCGGCTACCTCGGACCGGACTACACGGCCGAATACCTGCGGCTGTCCGCCGATCACGTCGCCGACACGTTGCGGACCGAGGGGTCGCCCGACCCCACCGCGGATCTCGTGACGATGATGCGGACCAACCGCTACGACGAGGCCACCGGAACCCTGGAGTTCACCGCGGCGCAAGTGAGCGCCTTCGAAGCGATCCGCGCCTACTATGCGGACTACTTCGGCACCGACTCGACCGAGCACGGATTACTGCCGCGGATGATCACCGACCCGCAGGAAATCCATGATCTGACCGCATTTTTCAGCTGGACCGCCTGGGCCAGTGCGGCAGAGCGGGACGGCCATCAGTACTCGTACACCAACAATTGGCCACCGGAGCAGCGGGTCGGGAACACGCCGACGGCCGACATCCTGGTCTGGTCGGCCATGTCGCTCATTGCGCTGCTGGCCGGCCTCGGGGCACTGTTCGCCCTCTACGGTCGCTGGAGCCGCAAGATCGGTTGGCACGCAGCCGAAACCCCGTCGCTGGCATTCCGGCAGCCCGGTGAGGTGGCCATCACGCCGGCGCAGAAAGCCACGGCCTGGTTCTTTCTCGTCGTGGCGGTGCTCTTCCTCGGCCAAGCGGTGCTCGGTGGCGCCATTGAGCATTATCGGGCCGACCTGAGCAACTTCTTCGGCATCGATCTGGCCCAGATCCTGCCGTTCAATCTGGCGCGCACCTGGCACGTGCAGCTGTCTTTGTTGTGGACGGCGGCGTCTTTCCTCGCCGCCGGAATCTTCCTGGCGCCGATCATCTCCGGGCGGGAACCGCGCCGGCAGTCCTGGCTCGCCTACGCCCTACTCGGCGCGCTGTTCGTCGTGGTTGCCGGGACGTTGGTCGGGACGGCGCTGAGCACTTTCGGGGTCGACTGGGCCAAGGGCTCGATCTTCTTCGACCAGCAATGGGAGTACCTCGATCTGCCGCGGTTCTGGCAGATCTTGCTCGTCGTCGGGCTGTTTCTGTGGATGGCGATCATCTATCGCTCGATCCGGTCCCGGCTGAAGACCGAGAGCAAGCTCAACATGCCGTGGCTGTTCTTCTACGCGGGACTGGCGATCCCCGCGTTCTACGCCGTCGGCATGCTCGCCGGCACCGAGACACACCTCACCGTCGCCGAGTTCTGGCGGTTCTGGGTCGTGCACCTCTGGGTCGAGGACTTCCTCGAGCTGTTCACCACCGTCATGGTCGCCTACATCTTCGTGATGCTGGGCGTGGTGCGACGCAAGATCGCGATTCAGCTCATCTTCTTGGACGTCATCCTCTACTCGATGGGCGGCGTGATCGGCACCATGCACCACCTGTACTTCTCCGGAACACCGGTGGAGCACATGGCCCTCGGTGCATTCTTCTCCGCGCTGGAAGTGATCCCGCTGACGTTCCTCACCGTCGAGGCCTGGACGTTCCTACAGCTGGGGTCGCGGCAGCAGTCCCGCAGCAGCGCGCCGTTCCCGCACCGCTGGGCAGTGATGTTCCTGGTCGCCGTCGGCTTCTGGAACTTCGTGGGGGCCGGGATATTCGGGTTCCTGATCAACCTGCCGATCGTCTCCTACTATCAGATCGGTACCGCGCTCACCGCCAACCACGCGCACGGGGCGATGATGGGCGTCTACGGGATGCTGGCCGTCGGTCTGGCGCTGTTCGCCCTGCGCTACATCATCCCGCCGCAGCGCTGGCCGGAGAAGCTGGCGAAGGTCTCCTTCTGGTGCTTGAACATCGGTCTGGCCTGGATGGTCTTCGCAACCCTGCTGCCGCTCGGGGTCCTTCAGCTCTGGCATTCGGTCAACGACGGCTATTACGAGGCCCGGACCCTGGGCTACATCACCCAACCCGGCAACGCCGTGTTGGAGTGGTTGCGGATGCCCGGTGACTTCCTGTTCATCCTGGGCGGCGTACTGCCGTTCGTCTGGATCGCGTGGCTGGGCGTGCGGCACGGGATCAAGGCGACGACGCACACGTTGCCGGCCGAGACGCTGTTCGTGGAGGAGCACGCCGAGGCGGCGGAGGACCGGACCGGGCTCACGGCCACGACCGGGGGTGGCCCGTCACGCTACGCATCCGACCGTCGCCCGCTGTCCAGCGACGGCGCGCCGGAGGCGGATCCGTGA
- a CDS encoding HugZ family protein translates to MAIRDHGDPGDAPSVPPPLTEVVNSVRPSAAEEARTIAASTNVGTLASLTATGDPWASFVTYGLLDGAPVLCVSHMAEHGRNLAGDPRASIAIVAPSTEADPLANGRITLAGTVEEPTGAELAAARDAHVAAVPAAKYYIDYSDFTVWVLRVDRARWVGGYGRMDSATGPAYSAARPDPVAPHAAGAIAHLNADHADSLALLARTLGGFPDTDTALCTGADRYGLDLKVSTPRGVAYTRIGYSDPLDSADQMRTAAVELVGRARDLS, encoded by the coding sequence GTGGCTATCCGCGACCATGGCGATCCCGGCGACGCCCCGAGCGTCCCACCACCGTTGACCGAGGTGGTGAATTCGGTCCGCCCGTCGGCCGCCGAAGAGGCCCGCACCATCGCTGCGTCCACCAACGTCGGCACCCTGGCCAGCCTGACCGCCACCGGCGATCCGTGGGCCTCGTTCGTCACCTACGGCCTGCTCGACGGCGCACCGGTGCTGTGCGTGTCCCACATGGCCGAGCACGGCCGGAACCTGGCCGGGGACCCGCGCGCCAGCATCGCGATCGTGGCACCGTCCACCGAGGCCGACCCGCTGGCCAACGGCCGCATCACGCTGGCGGGCACGGTCGAGGAACCCACCGGCGCGGAACTGGCCGCGGCGCGGGACGCCCATGTGGCGGCAGTGCCCGCGGCGAAGTACTACATCGACTACAGCGATTTCACCGTGTGGGTGCTGCGGGTGGACCGGGCGCGCTGGGTGGGCGGCTACGGCCGGATGGATTCGGCCACCGGTCCGGCCTATTCGGCGGCCCGCCCGGACCCCGTCGCACCGCATGCCGCGGGTGCGATCGCGCACCTCAACGCCGACCACGCCGACTCGCTGGCGTTGCTGGCGCGCACCCTGGGCGGCTTCCCCGACACCGACACCGCGCTGTGCACCGGTGCCGACCGGTACGGTCTGGATCTCAAGGTCAGCACGCCCCGCGGGGTCGCGTACACGCGGATCGGCTACTCGGACCCACTGGATTCCGCCGACCAGATGCGCACGGCAGCTGTGGAATTGGTCGGTCGGGCACGCGACCTCAGCTAG
- a CDS encoding TIGR03668 family PPOX class F420-dependent oxidoreductase has translation MAESISEAVLQAFNDARVARLATVDATGQPHLVPIVFALNDQHIYTAVDGKPKSGTRLRRLANIADRPAVSVLVDHYSEDWALLWWVRADGRAAVHDDGPVAHTGRDLLRAKYAQYDTVSLDGPVIDIEVHTWASWTGG, from the coding sequence GTGGCCGAGTCGATCAGCGAGGCAGTGCTGCAGGCGTTCAACGATGCCCGCGTCGCGCGGCTGGCGACCGTGGATGCCACCGGCCAACCGCACCTCGTCCCGATCGTGTTCGCCCTCAACGACCAGCACATTTACACCGCCGTCGACGGCAAGCCCAAATCCGGTACGCGACTGCGGCGGCTGGCCAACATCGCCGACCGGCCCGCCGTCAGCGTACTCGTCGATCACTACAGCGAGGACTGGGCACTGCTGTGGTGGGTGCGCGCCGACGGTCGGGCCGCGGTGCACGACGACGGTCCGGTCGCACACACCGGACGCGACCTGTTGCGTGCCAAATACGCCCAGTACGACACCGTCTCGCTGGACGGCCCGGTGATCGACATCGAGGTGCACACCTGGGCCTCCTGGACCGGCGGCTGA
- a CDS encoding SRPBCC family protein, with translation MGIVTTSSATTFQHSPEVVYDFVTNPNNWTKTYPGSKYVGKLDDLPLEVGDTWEEAGPDGAHIYTWHLAIAMRPRLWMFNSVGRLGHDRDGNGGFDGRITVQYHFSEPGHGTLFTRTMTIEAYRDAPMPDKFFQIVNPAFIDRYHAAITRELDAVAAGA, from the coding sequence TTGGGCATCGTGACCACCAGTTCCGCGACGACGTTCCAACACTCCCCGGAGGTGGTGTACGACTTCGTCACCAACCCGAACAACTGGACCAAGACCTACCCGGGGAGCAAATACGTCGGCAAGCTCGACGATCTGCCGCTCGAGGTCGGTGACACCTGGGAGGAGGCCGGTCCCGACGGCGCGCACATCTACACCTGGCACCTGGCGATCGCCATGCGACCCCGGCTGTGGATGTTCAACTCGGTCGGACGGCTCGGCCACGACCGCGACGGCAACGGCGGGTTCGACGGCCGGATCACCGTGCAGTACCACTTCAGCGAGCCGGGCCACGGGACGCTGTTCACCCGCACGATGACCATCGAGGCCTACCGCGATGCGCCGATGCCCGACAAGTTCTTCCAGATCGTGAACCCCGCGTTCATCGATCGCTACCACGCCGCGATCACCCGGGAACTCGACGCCGTCGCGGCGGGTGCCTAG
- a CDS encoding alpha/beta hydrolase, translated as MTASPPPAGADPNDRLRPALRPLAEFRTDLSAELLPAVRESLNERRRQAAAQLDTFGIDIVDRQVRVAGARRTIPVRIYRAGPASAPAVVYCHGGAFVLGNLDTDHLQCVELARRAECTVISVDYRLAPEHPYPAAVEDVAAVLQWAVDTADELDIDADRIAVAGSSAGGALAAGLAQSAARGEVPPLVFQLLHQPVLDDGLSPAKQEFTATPGFDGPAAEQMWRHYAAVRPAAAVPGRTDDLTGLPAAFISCSELDPLRDEAIDYALRLLWAGVSTELHVLAGTCHGFDSMLPDWEVSRQLFALQGAALRAALHR; from the coding sequence GTGACCGCGTCGCCGCCCCCGGCCGGTGCGGACCCCAATGACCGGCTCCGGCCGGCGTTGCGGCCACTGGCCGAGTTCCGGACCGACCTCAGCGCCGAACTGCTTCCCGCGGTGCGCGAATCGCTCAACGAGCGGCGTCGACAGGCGGCCGCCCAACTGGATACCTTCGGGATCGACATCGTCGATCGGCAGGTCCGGGTCGCGGGTGCGCGGCGCACGATTCCGGTACGGATCTACCGCGCCGGACCAGCCTCGGCGCCGGCCGTGGTGTATTGCCACGGCGGCGCATTCGTGCTGGGCAACCTGGACACCGACCATCTGCAGTGCGTGGAGTTGGCGCGGCGCGCCGAATGCACCGTGATCTCGGTCGACTACCGGCTGGCCCCGGAGCACCCATACCCCGCCGCCGTCGAGGATGTCGCCGCGGTACTGCAGTGGGCTGTCGACACCGCGGACGAACTGGACATCGACGCCGACCGGATCGCGGTGGCGGGTAGCAGCGCCGGCGGCGCCCTGGCGGCCGGTCTGGCGCAGTCGGCCGCGCGGGGCGAGGTGCCGCCGCTGGTGTTCCAGCTGCTGCATCAGCCGGTGCTCGACGACGGGCTCAGCCCCGCCAAGCAAGAGTTCACCGCGACACCGGGTTTCGACGGTCCGGCCGCCGAACAGATGTGGCGCCATTATGCGGCGGTGCGTCCGGCGGCCGCGGTGCCGGGGCGCACCGACGATCTCACCGGCCTGCCCGCGGCGTTCATCAGCTGCTCCGAGCTGGACCCGCTGCGCGACGAGGCCATCGATTACGCGCTGCGGCTGCTGTGGGCCGGCGTCAGCACGGAACTACATGTGCTGGCGGGCACCTGCCACGGCTTCGATTCCATGCTGCCCGACTGGGAGGTCAGCCGGCAGCTGTTCGCGCTGCAGGGGGCGGCGCTGCGCGCGGCGCTGCACCGCTAG